The proteins below come from a single Cottoperca gobio chromosome 11, fCotGob3.1, whole genome shotgun sequence genomic window:
- the LOC115016074 gene encoding immunoglobulin superfamily DCC subclass member 3 — protein sequence MAICGGCLASELSFLLEPSDVIAVRERPLMLDCLVQGEEPVMVTWRKNGVPLPNSQRGQVLANGTLFIKSFQKRREGSDADMGEYDCAAQNRYGMLVSRKAKVHLASLPKFHTHPLSMSVDEGGVARFQCQINGVPEANITWERDRVPLNTTDNRYTLLPMGILQVTGVRQPDAGVFRCVATNTANTRYSHEAMLNITGGAPRTYKEPVILSGPQNLTITVHQTAILECIATGNPRPIVSWSRLDGRSIGVEGIQVLGTGNLMISDVSLQHSGVYVCAANRPGTRMRRTALGRLVVQAPPEFLQWPQSVSKPAGGSAVFTCVAQGVPEPHLIWLKNGKVLMPGHNIKLTNNNSTLALTRISSEDEAIYQCISENSAGTNQASARLAVAQTKDLPSAPQGLTASVLSTIALQITWIQPPANVTDSIIGYVLHIRKIGEPDSLELQEAISKGTFQHDVTNLEQATTYSFYLKAYSPLGASQQSHTVVTTTLGGVPTPPTFFTKVVNSSAVQVLWELPSKAGKAEGFRLSYRRVPHADFQGLTQLPCHINAHTISKLELGAVYEVKLVAYNGNGESDCSKRLVSLAEEGMIDQTPGENSLCQCRAGEASLGSIVIGIHIGTACIIFCVLFLLFGYRRSLFCSKGTQDSWSVPRDNTGHNGIPKDGANRLRLESLPQVVIPAQYQVVIEQHLSGLRGTDTG from the exons ATGGCCATTTGTG gtGGCTGTCTCGCCTCAGAGCTGTCTTTCCTGCTGGAGCCAAGTGATGTGATTGCGGTGAGGGAACGCCCGCTCATGCTGGACTGTCTGGTGCAGGGTGAGGAGCCGGTCATGGTTACGTGGCGTAAAAATGGGGTGCCTTTACCGAACAGCCAGCGGGGTCAGGTGCTGGCGAATGGCACGCTATTTATCAAGAGCTTCCAAAAACGCAGAGAGGGAAGCGATGCGGATATGGGCGAGTATGACTGCGCTGCCCAAAATCGCTACGGCATGCTGGTCAGCCGCAAGGCCAAAGTACATTTGGCAT CTCTTCCTAAATTCCACACCCACCCACTGTCTATGTCTGTGGATGAGGGGGGCGTAGCTCGCTTCCAGTGTCAGATAAATGGAGTACCTGAGGCCAACATCAcctgggagagagacagagtaccACTCAACACCACTGACAACAG atACACTCTCCTGCCAATGGGGATTCTACAGGTGACAGGCGTGAGGCAGCCGGATGCAGGGGTCTTCCGCTGTGTTGCCACCAACACGGCAAACACTCGCTACAGCCATGAGGCCATGCTCAACATCACTG GTGGAGCTCCCCGAACCTACAAGGAGCCGGTCATCCTGTCGGGACCCCAgaatctgaccatcactgttcATCAGACAGCCATCTTGGAGTGCATCGCCACAGGAAACCCAAGGCCCATTGTTTCCTGGAGCAGGCTAG ATGGACGTTCCATTGGTGTGGAGGGTATCCAGGTTCTTGGGACAGGGAACCTGATGATCTCAGATgtttccctgcagcactctggtgtgtatgtgtgtgctgccAATCGACCCGGCACCAGAATGAGACGTACTGCACTTGGACGACTCGTGGTACAAG ctcctcctgagTTCCTGCAGTGGCCGCAGTCTGTGTCCaaaccagcagggggcagtgcTGTGTTCACCTGTGTGGCCCAGGGCGTCCCCGAGCCTCACCTCATCTGGCTGAAGAATGGCAAGGTCCTGATGCCCGGGCACAATATCAAGCTTACCAATAACAACAG CACTCTGGCTCTGACCCGTATCAGCTCAGAGGATGAGGCAATCTACCAGTGCATTTCTGAGAACAGTGCTGGCACCAACCAAGCTAGCGCCCGTCTAGCCGTGGCCCAGACTAAAGACCTGCCCAGCGCCCCTCAGGGCCTCACAGCCAGTGTGCTGTCCACCATTGCCCTGCAGATCACATGGATCCAGCCACCCGCCAATGTCACTGACAGCATCATCGGATATGTCCTGCACATTCGCAAGATAGGAG agCCTGACAGTCTGGAGCTGCAGGAAGCGATCAGTAAAGGTACCTTCCAGCATGATGTGACCAACCTGGAACAAGCCACCACCTACTCCTTCTATCTGAAGGCCTACTCTCCTCTGGGAGCCAGCCAGCAGTCCCACACTGTGGTGACTACAACACTAGGGGGCG TGCCGACACCTCCCACCTTTTTTACCAAGGTGGTGAACTCCAGCGCTGTACAGGTCCTCTGGGAGCTCCCCAGTAAGGCCGGTAAAGCTGAGGGCTTCAGACTGTCCTACCGCAGAGTCCCCCACGCTGACTTTCAGGGCCTAACCCAGCTGCCCTGTCACATCAATGCCCACACCATCTCTAAactgg AATTGGGTGCAGTGTATGAAGTCAAACTTGTGGCATACAATGGAAACGGGGAGAGTGACTGCTCCAAGAGACTGGTGTCGCTGGCAGAGGAAGGCATGATTGACCAAACCCCTG GAGAGAACAGTCTGTGTCAGTGCAGGGCTGGAGAGGCCTCTCTTGGCAGCATCGTCATTGGCATCCATATTGGCACCGCCTGTATCATCTTCTGTGTTCTCTTCCTGTTGTTTGGATACCGTCGCAG TCTGTTTTGCAGTAAAGGGACTCAGGACAGCTGGTCTGTACCAAGGGACAACACAGGACACAATGGCATCCCTAAAGATGGAGCAAACCGCCTAAGACTGGAGTCATTACCACAG GTGGTCATTCCAGCGCAGTACCAGGTTGTCATTGAGCAGCACTTGTCAGGTTTGCGTGGCACAGACACTGGCTAA